One Pseudomonas entomophila genomic window carries:
- the rnk gene encoding nucleoside diphosphate kinase regulator gives MSTKPSLILTRLDVQRLERLLDSLDESTPGVLALQDELDRAEQVVGHEEVPAGVVTMNSRVHCREIASGKDYHLTLVYPKDAGPEGNVSILAPIGCALLGLSVGDQIDWPAPGGKTLKLELLAVEYQPEAAGDFDL, from the coding sequence ATGAGCACCAAGCCCTCCCTCATCCTCACCCGCTTGGACGTGCAGCGTCTCGAGCGCCTGCTCGACAGCCTCGATGAAAGCACCCCGGGTGTGCTCGCCCTGCAGGACGAGCTGGACCGCGCCGAGCAGGTCGTCGGTCATGAGGAGGTGCCGGCTGGCGTGGTCACCATGAATTCCCGCGTGCATTGCCGTGAGATCGCCAGTGGCAAGGATTACCACCTGACCCTGGTGTACCCGAAGGATGCAGGGCCGGAAGGCAATGTCTCGATTCTCGCGCCGATCGGTTGCGCGCTGCTGGGCTTGTCGGTGGGCGATCAGATCGACTGGCCCGCGCCTGGCGGCAAGACCCTCAAGCTCGAGCTGCTGGCTGTCGAGTATCAACCGGAAGCGGCGGGCGACTTCGACCTCTGA
- a CDS encoding DUF1289 domain-containing protein — protein sequence MSDLPRPPKPLYSNVSPAVPSPCISVCRLDEHKVCTGCHRHVEHIREWRAADDERRRQICREADVLKARSGR from the coding sequence ATGAGTGACCTGCCTCGGCCGCCCAAGCCGCTTTACAGCAATGTCAGCCCGGCGGTGCCGTCACCTTGTATCAGCGTGTGTCGGCTGGACGAGCACAAGGTTTGCACCGGCTGCCACCGCCATGTCGAGCATATCCGCGAGTGGCGCGCGGCCGACGATGAACGACGCCGGCAGATCTGCCGCGAGGCCGATGTGCTCAAGGCCCGGTCCGGACGATAG
- the cyaY gene encoding iron donor protein CyaY has product MSLSEARFHDLVDATQQALEDLFDESDLDLDMENSAGVLTIKFDNGSQLIFSRQEPLRQLWLADRSGGFHFDYDEESGKWVCEKTEELLGEMLERIVWERAGEKLDFDEI; this is encoded by the coding sequence ATGAGTTTGAGCGAAGCGCGTTTCCACGATCTGGTCGACGCGACCCAACAGGCGCTGGAAGACCTGTTCGACGAGAGCGACCTGGACCTGGACATGGAGAACTCCGCCGGTGTGCTGACCATCAAGTTCGACAATGGCAGCCAGCTGATCTTCAGCCGCCAGGAGCCGCTGCGTCAGCTGTGGCTTGCCGACCGCTCCGGCGGTTTCCACTTCGACTACGACGAGGAAAGCGGCAAGTGGGTGTGCGAGAAGACCGAGGAGCTGCTCGGTGAAATGCTCGAGCGCATCGTCTGGGAGCGGGCCGGCGAGAAGCTGGATTTCGACGAGATCTGA
- the lptM gene encoding LPS translocon maturation chaperone LptM produces MKRLISSLAALVAVACLVSACGQKGPLYLPEDGKDGKGPRKSHQHQHAQPAKQQTPEQQEQAEPSPAP; encoded by the coding sequence ATGAAACGCCTGATTTCCTCCCTCGCGGCGCTGGTCGCGGTTGCCTGCCTCGTTTCGGCCTGCGGTCAGAAAGGCCCCCTGTACCTGCCCGAAGACGGCAAGGACGGCAAAGGCCCGCGCAAGTCGCACCAGCACCAGCACGCACAACCGGCCAAACAGCAGACGCCGGAGCAGCAAGAGCAGGCCGAGCCGTCTCCCGCGCCGTAA
- the lysA gene encoding diaminopimelate decarboxylase has translation MDAFNYRGGELFAEGVALSTVAERFGTPTYVYSRAHIEAQYRSYTDALQGVEHLVCFAVKANSNLGVLNLLARLGAGFDIVSGGELERVLAAGGRADRVVFSGVGKTREDMRRALEVGVHCFNVESTDELERLQVVAAEMGKTAPVSLRVNPDVDAGTHPYISTGLKENKFGIAIADAEAIYVRAAQLPNLDVVGVDCHIGSQLTTVEPFLDALDRLLVLVDRLAECGIHLRHLDLGGGVGVRYRDEQPPVLADYIQAIRERVGDRELALVFEPGRYIVANGGVLLTRVEYLKHTEHKDFAIIDAAMNDLIRPALYQAWMDVSAVKPREGEGRLYDLVGPICETGDFLGKDRVLDLAEGDLLAVRSAGAYGFVMSSNYNTRGRCAEVLVDGDQAFEVRRRETVAELFAGESLLPE, from the coding sequence ATGGATGCATTCAACTACCGCGGCGGCGAGCTGTTCGCGGAAGGGGTGGCCCTGTCGACCGTGGCCGAACGCTTCGGTACGCCGACCTACGTGTACTCCCGCGCCCACATCGAGGCCCAGTACCGTAGCTACACCGACGCCCTGCAAGGTGTCGAGCACCTCGTCTGCTTCGCGGTCAAGGCCAACTCCAACCTGGGCGTACTGAACCTGCTGGCGCGCCTGGGCGCAGGCTTCGACATCGTCTCCGGTGGTGAGCTGGAGCGTGTCCTGGCCGCCGGCGGCCGTGCCGATCGCGTGGTGTTCTCCGGTGTCGGCAAAACCCGTGAAGACATGCGTCGCGCCCTGGAAGTGGGCGTGCACTGCTTCAACGTCGAGTCCACCGACGAACTCGAGCGCCTGCAGGTGGTCGCCGCCGAGATGGGCAAGACGGCCCCGGTTTCACTGCGTGTGAACCCGGACGTCGATGCCGGCACCCACCCGTACATCTCCACCGGCCTCAAAGAAAACAAGTTCGGCATCGCCATCGCCGACGCCGAAGCCATCTACGTGCGCGCCGCGCAGTTGCCCAACCTGGACGTGGTCGGCGTCGACTGCCACATCGGTTCGCAGCTGACCACCGTCGAGCCCTTCCTCGATGCCCTCGACCGCCTGCTGGTGCTGGTCGACCGCCTGGCCGAGTGCGGCATCCACCTGCGCCACCTCGACCTCGGCGGCGGTGTCGGCGTGCGCTACCGCGACGAACAGCCCCCCGTGCTGGCCGACTACATCCAAGCCATCCGCGAACGCGTCGGCGACCGCGAGCTGGCCCTGGTGTTCGAGCCGGGCCGCTACATCGTCGCCAACGGCGGCGTGCTGCTGACCCGCGTGGAATACCTCAAGCACACCGAGCACAAGGATTTCGCCATCATCGATGCTGCGATGAACGACCTGATCCGCCCGGCCCTGTACCAGGCCTGGATGGACGTCAGCGCGGTCAAGCCCCGCGAAGGCGAAGGCCGTCTCTACGACCTGGTCGGCCCGATCTGCGAGACCGGCGACTTCCTGGGCAAGGACCGTGTACTGGACCTGGCCGAAGGCGACCTGCTGGCCGTCCGCTCCGCGGGCGCCTATGGTTTCGTCATGAGCTCGAACTACAACACCCGTGGCCGTTGCGCCGAAGTGCTGGTCGACGGCGACCAGGCCTTCGAAGTGCGTCGCCGCGAGACCGTCGCCGAATTGTTCGCCGGCGAAAGCCTGCTGCCGGAGTAA
- the dapF gene encoding diaminopimelate epimerase, which produces MLLRFTKMHGLGNDFMVLDLVSQHAHIQPKHAKQWGDRNTGIGFDQLLIVEAPSNPDVDFRYRIFNADGSEVEQCGNGARCFARFVLDKRLTAKKRIRVETKGGIIELDVRNDGQVCVDMGPPRFVPAEIPFIADEQALSYPLEVDGQVHQIAAVSMGNPHSVLRVDDVRTAPVHELGPKIEHHPRFPQRVNAGFIQVVDRHRANLRVWERGAGETQACGTGACAAAVAAIAQGWMDSPVTIDLPGGRLSIEWAGPGKPVLMTGPAVRVFEGQVRL; this is translated from the coding sequence ATGCTGCTGCGTTTCACCAAGATGCACGGGCTGGGCAACGACTTCATGGTCCTCGACCTGGTCAGCCAGCACGCCCATATCCAACCCAAGCACGCCAAGCAATGGGGCGACCGCAACACCGGCATCGGCTTCGACCAGCTGCTGATCGTCGAGGCCCCCAGCAACCCGGACGTGGACTTCCGCTATCGGATCTTCAACGCCGACGGCTCCGAGGTCGAGCAGTGCGGCAACGGCGCGCGCTGCTTCGCCCGCTTCGTGCTGGACAAGCGCCTGACCGCGAAAAAGCGTATCCGCGTCGAAACCAAGGGCGGCATCATCGAACTGGATGTGCGCAACGATGGCCAGGTCTGCGTCGACATGGGCCCGCCGCGTTTCGTGCCCGCCGAAATCCCGTTCATCGCCGATGAGCAGGCACTGAGCTACCCGCTTGAGGTCGATGGCCAAGTGCACCAGATTGCTGCCGTTTCCATGGGCAACCCGCATTCGGTGCTGCGCGTCGACGATGTGCGCACCGCGCCGGTCCACGAACTGGGACCGAAGATCGAGCACCACCCGCGCTTCCCGCAGCGGGTCAATGCCGGCTTCATCCAGGTCGTCGACCGCCACCGTGCCAACCTGCGGGTGTGGGAGCGCGGCGCAGGCGAGACCCAAGCTTGCGGCACCGGCGCCTGCGCCGCGGCCGTTGCGGCCATCGCCCAAGGCTGGATGGACTCCCCGGTGACCATCGACCTGCCGGGCGGGCGCCTGAGCATCGAGTGGGCCGGCCCCGGCAAGCCTGTGCTGATGACCGGCCCGGCTGTACGCGTTTTCGAAGGACAGGTTCGTCTCTAA
- a CDS encoding DUF484 family protein, with protein MTDQPNVAPQANALDEDAVVAYLRAHPSFFAEHDELLLEQRIPHQRGDSVSLVERQLKLLRDRNIEMRHRLSQLMDVARDNDRLFDKTRRLILDLLDASSLEEVVMAVEDSLRQEFQVPFVSLILFGENAAPVGRWVPGAEAQQAIGGLIGGGKTISGSLREHELAFLFGDTAHKEVGSSAVATLEHQGLHGVLAIGSRDPQHYKSSVGTLFLSYIAEVLGRVLPRFTQTLRSVR; from the coding sequence ATGACCGATCAGCCTAACGTTGCACCCCAGGCCAACGCGCTCGACGAAGACGCCGTGGTCGCCTACCTGCGCGCCCACCCCAGCTTCTTCGCCGAGCACGACGAGCTGCTGCTCGAGCAGCGCATCCCCCACCAGCGCGGCGACAGCGTGTCGCTGGTCGAGCGCCAGCTCAAGCTGCTGCGCGACCGCAACATCGAAATGCGCCATCGCCTGTCGCAATTGATGGACGTGGCCCGCGACAACGACCGGCTGTTCGACAAGACCCGCCGGCTGATCCTCGACCTGCTCGATGCCAGCAGCCTGGAAGAAGTGGTGATGGCCGTCGAGGACAGCCTGCGCCAGGAATTCCAGGTGCCCTTCGTCAGCCTGATCCTGTTCGGCGAAAACGCCGCGCCGGTCGGCCGCTGGGTCCCGGGCGCCGAGGCGCAACAAGCCATCGGCGGCCTGATCGGCGGCGGCAAGACCATCAGCGGCAGCCTGCGCGAGCACGAACTGGCCTTCCTGTTCGGCGACACGGCACACAAGGAAGTCGGCTCCAGCGCCGTGGCCACCCTCGAACACCAGGGCCTGCATGGCGTGCTGGCGATCGGCAGCCGCGACCCGCAGCACTACAAGAGCAGTGTCGGCACCCTGTTCCTCAGTTACATCGCCGAGGTGCTCGGCCGCGTGCTGCCGCGTTTCACCCAGACGCTGCGCTCGGTGCGCTGA
- the xerC gene encoding tyrosine recombinase XerC — protein MERQLEAYCAHLRNERQVSGHTLLAYRRDLEKVIEFCNNQGIAGWDTLQVQQLRQLVARQHHHGQSSRSLARLLSAVRGLYRYLNREGLCQHDPANGLAPPKGERRLPKTLDTDRALQLLDGGVDDDFIARRDQAMLELFYSSGLRLSELAGLDLEHLDLTGGLVQVLGKGGKSRVLPVGRKAREALQAWFRLRGIAAPRDGAVFITRQGNRLSTRAIQMRVKTFGERELGQHLHPHMLRHSFASHLLESSQDLRAVQEMLGHADISTTQIYTHLDFQHLAAVYDSAHPRAKRSKGNES, from the coding sequence ATGGAACGCCAGCTGGAAGCTTATTGCGCACACCTGCGCAACGAGCGCCAGGTGTCCGGGCACACCCTGCTGGCCTACCGCCGCGATCTTGAGAAAGTCATCGAATTCTGCAACAACCAAGGCATTGCCGGCTGGGATACGCTGCAGGTCCAGCAATTGCGCCAACTGGTGGCGCGCCAGCACCACCATGGCCAGTCCTCGCGCAGCCTGGCGCGTCTGCTCTCGGCGGTGCGCGGCCTGTACCGCTACCTCAACCGCGAAGGCCTGTGCCAGCACGACCCGGCCAACGGCCTGGCACCACCGAAGGGCGAGCGCCGCCTGCCCAAGACCCTGGATACCGACCGCGCCCTGCAGTTGCTCGATGGCGGCGTCGACGATGACTTCATCGCCCGTCGCGACCAGGCCATGCTCGAACTGTTCTACTCCTCGGGCCTGCGCCTGTCGGAGCTGGCCGGCCTCGATCTGGAACACCTGGACCTGACCGGCGGGCTGGTCCAGGTACTCGGCAAGGGCGGCAAGAGCCGCGTGCTGCCGGTCGGGCGCAAGGCCCGCGAAGCGCTGCAGGCATGGTTCAGGCTGCGTGGCATCGCCGCCCCTCGGGACGGCGCGGTGTTCATCACCCGCCAGGGCAACCGCTTGAGCACACGGGCCATCCAGATGCGGGTCAAGACCTTCGGCGAACGCGAGCTGGGCCAGCACCTGCACCCGCACATGCTCCGCCACTCCTTCGCCAGCCACCTGCTGGAGTCGTCCCAGGACCTGCGCGCGGTGCAGGAGATGCTTGGCCATGCCGACATCAGCACCACGCAGATCTACACCCACCTGGACTTCCAGCACCTGGCCGCCGTGTACGACAGCGCCCACCCCCGGGCCAAACGCAGCAAAGGCAACGAATCATGA
- a CDS encoding HAD family hydrolase → MSIKLITFDLDDTLWDTAPVIASAETVLRDWLAANAPILGGVPIEHLFAIRERLVQAEPGLKHRISALRRRVLFHALEEVGYSEKHAQELANEGFEVFLHARHQIEVFPEVQPVLEILRHHYTLGVVTNGNADVRRLGLADYFQFALCAEDLGIGKPDPAPFMEALKRGAVDAGAAVHVGDHPGDDIAGAQRAGLRAVWFNPQRKVWAGEKAPDAEIQRLSQLPDVLSRWR, encoded by the coding sequence ATGAGCATCAAGCTGATCACCTTCGACCTGGACGACACCCTGTGGGACACCGCGCCAGTGATCGCCAGCGCCGAGACCGTCCTGCGCGACTGGCTGGCAGCCAATGCACCGATCCTTGGTGGCGTGCCGATCGAGCACCTGTTCGCCATTCGCGAGCGGCTGGTGCAAGCCGAGCCGGGCCTCAAGCACCGTATCAGCGCCTTGCGCCGTCGCGTGCTGTTCCACGCCCTGGAAGAAGTCGGCTACAGCGAGAAGCACGCCCAGGAGCTGGCCAACGAGGGTTTCGAGGTGTTCCTGCATGCCCGGCACCAGATCGAGGTGTTTCCCGAGGTGCAGCCAGTGCTGGAGATCCTGCGCCACCACTACACCCTCGGCGTGGTCACCAACGGCAATGCCGACGTGCGCCGGCTGGGGCTGGCGGACTACTTCCAGTTCGCGCTGTGCGCCGAGGACCTGGGTATCGGCAAGCCCGACCCGGCACCGTTCATGGAAGCCCTGAAGCGGGGCGCTGTGGACGCGGGGGCCGCGGTGCACGTCGGCGACCACCCGGGCGATGACATCGCCGGGGCCCAGCGCGCAGGGCTGCGAGCGGTGTGGTTCAACCCGCAGCGCAAGGTCTGGGCCGGTGAAAAGGCGCCGGATGCGGAAATCCAAAGATTGTCGCAATTGCCCGACGTTCTATCCCGCTGGCGCTGA
- the sutA gene encoding transcriptional regulator SutA: MSDDDLENDDLEVGDEDEGDEGLEAAADDGAEDAGDDDSSPAPAAKGKSKAAVSVDEMPSMEAKQKERDALAKAMEEFLSRGGKVQEVEANVVADPPKKPDNKYGSRPI; this comes from the coding sequence ATGAGCGACGACGATCTGGAAAATGACGACCTCGAAGTAGGCGACGAAGACGAGGGCGATGAAGGCCTCGAAGCGGCCGCTGACGATGGCGCGGAAGACGCTGGCGATGACGACAGCAGCCCCGCACCCGCTGCCAAGGGCAAATCCAAGGCGGCTGTCTCGGTAGACGAGATGCCGAGCATGGAAGCCAAGCAGAAAGAGCGCGATGCGCTGGCCAAGGCGATGGAAGAATTCCTGTCGCGCGGTGGCAAGGTGCAGGAAGTGGAGGCCAACGTGGTCGCCGATCCGCCCAAGAAGCCGGACAACAAGTACGGCAGCCGCCCTATCTGA
- a CDS encoding ammonium transporter — MTLRKIAGLGALLSLVMPGLALAEETAAPVLNSGDTAWMLTSTALVLFMTIPGLALFYGGMVRSKNVLSVMMQCFAITGLISILWVIYGYSLAFDTAGMEKGVLNFNSFIGGFSKAFLSGVTPSGLTSATALFPEAVFITFQMTFAIITPALIVGAFAERMKFSAMLIFMGVWFTVVYAPIAHMVWSGDGALMWDWGVLDFAGGTVVHINAGIAGLVCCLVLGKRKGYPTTPMAPHNLGYTLMGAAMLWIGWFGFNAGSAAAANGTAGMAMLVTQIATAAAALGWMFAEWIFHGKPSALGIASGVVAGLVAITPAAGTVGPMGALVIGLVSGIVCYFCATSLKRKLGYDDSLDAFGVHGIGGIIGALLTGVFAAPALGGFGAVTDIAAQFWIQAKGVIFTVVYTAIATYVILKVLDLVMGLRVSEEEESVGLDLAQHNERGYNL, encoded by the coding sequence ATGACTCTGCGCAAGATCGCAGGGCTAGGAGCCCTATTGTCCCTCGTAATGCCAGGGCTGGCCCTGGCCGAGGAAACGGCCGCCCCGGTGCTGAACTCCGGCGACACCGCCTGGATGCTCACCTCGACGGCGCTGGTCCTGTTCATGACCATCCCGGGCCTGGCCCTGTTCTACGGCGGCATGGTGCGCTCGAAGAACGTGCTGTCGGTGATGATGCAGTGCTTCGCCATCACCGGGCTGATCAGCATCCTGTGGGTCATCTATGGCTACAGCCTCGCCTTCGATACCGCGGGTATGGAAAAGGGCGTGCTCAACTTCAATTCCTTCATCGGTGGTTTCTCCAAGGCCTTCCTCAGCGGCGTCACGCCGTCGGGCCTGACTTCGGCCACCGCGCTGTTCCCTGAAGCGGTGTTCATCACCTTCCAGATGACTTTCGCCATCATCACCCCGGCACTGATCGTCGGTGCCTTCGCCGAACGCATGAAATTCTCGGCGATGCTGATCTTCATGGGCGTATGGTTCACCGTGGTCTACGCGCCGATCGCGCACATGGTCTGGAGCGGTGACGGCGCGCTGATGTGGGACTGGGGCGTGCTCGACTTCGCTGGCGGCACCGTGGTGCACATCAACGCCGGTATCGCCGGCCTGGTCTGCTGCCTGGTGCTGGGCAAGCGCAAGGGCTACCCCACCACACCGATGGCCCCGCACAACCTGGGCTACACCCTGATGGGCGCAGCCATGCTGTGGATCGGCTGGTTCGGCTTCAACGCCGGGTCCGCCGCCGCCGCCAACGGCACCGCCGGCATGGCCATGCTGGTAACCCAGATCGCCACCGCCGCCGCCGCGCTGGGCTGGATGTTCGCCGAGTGGATCTTCCACGGCAAACCCAGCGCGCTGGGCATCGCCTCGGGCGTGGTCGCCGGCCTGGTCGCCATCACCCCGGCCGCCGGCACCGTCGGCCCGATGGGCGCCCTGGTGATCGGCCTGGTGTCCGGCATCGTCTGCTACTTCTGCGCCACCAGCCTCAAGCGCAAGCTGGGCTATGACGACTCCCTCGACGCCTTCGGCGTGCACGGTATCGGCGGCATCATCGGCGCGCTGCTCACCGGTGTGTTCGCAGCGCCGGCCCTGGGTGGCTTCGGTGCGGTCACCGACATCGCCGCGCAGTTCTGGATCCAGGCCAAGGGCGTGATCTTCACCGTGGTCTACACCGCCATCGCCACCTACGTGATCCTCAAGGTGCTCGATCTGGTGATGGGCCTGCGGGTCAGCGAAGAAGAAGAGTCGGTCGGTCTCGACCTGGCTCAGCACAACGAGCGCGGCTACAACCTGTAA
- the glnK gene encoding P-II family nitrogen regulator, which yields MKLVTAIIKPFKLDDVRESLSEIGVQGITVTEVKGFGRQKGHTELYRGAEYVVDFLPKVKIDVAIDDKDLDRVIEAITKAANTGKIGDGKIFVVNLEQAIRIRTGETDTDAI from the coding sequence ATGAAGCTAGTCACTGCCATCATCAAGCCGTTCAAGCTGGACGACGTGCGCGAGTCGCTGTCGGAAATCGGCGTGCAAGGCATCACCGTCACCGAAGTCAAAGGCTTCGGTCGTCAGAAGGGTCACACCGAGCTGTACCGCGGCGCCGAATACGTGGTCGATTTCCTGCCCAAGGTGAAGATCGATGTGGCCATCGACGACAAGGACCTTGATCGGGTGATCGAGGCCATCACCAAGGCGGCCAACACCGGCAAGATCGGCGACGGCAAGATCTTCGTGGTCAACCTGGAGCAAGCGATCCGCATCCGTACCGGCGAAACCGATACCGACGCGATCTAA
- a CDS encoding accessory factor UbiK family protein, with product MLAPKAFLDALSDQASRLFSGDTAAPRAELESQFKVLMQGAFSKLDLVSREEFDSQMVVLARTRARLEALEKQVAELEARMAPPSAE from the coding sequence ATGCTCGCGCCCAAAGCCTTTCTCGATGCCCTGAGCGACCAGGCCTCGCGCCTTTTCAGCGGCGACACCGCTGCGCCTCGCGCCGAACTGGAAAGCCAGTTCAAGGTGCTGATGCAGGGCGCCTTCAGCAAGCTCGACCTGGTCAGCCGCGAAGAGTTCGACAGTCAAATGGTGGTGCTGGCCCGCACCCGCGCTCGGCTGGAAGCCTTGGAGAAGCAGGTCGCCGAGCTGGAAGCACGGATGGCGCCGCCCAGCGCGGAATAA
- a CDS encoding TOBE domain-containing protein has protein sequence MKVSARNVFEGKVSAVQPGAVNAEVELILAGGEKLVAVVTMASLHNLSINVGKQAVALVKAPWVVLMTDAAGYKLSARNSLEGEVVRVGDGAVNAEVVLKLSGGTEVYAIVTREAVQELGLKPGVKATALIKASHIILGAKA, from the coding sequence ATGAAAGTCAGTGCCCGCAATGTCTTCGAAGGTAAGGTCAGTGCAGTCCAACCAGGCGCGGTCAACGCCGAAGTCGAGCTGATCCTCGCCGGTGGCGAGAAACTGGTCGCGGTGGTGACCATGGCCAGCCTGCACAACCTCAGCATCAATGTCGGCAAGCAGGCCGTGGCGCTGGTGAAGGCCCCCTGGGTGGTACTGATGACCGACGCCGCCGGCTACAAACTGTCGGCGCGCAACAGCCTGGAAGGCGAAGTGGTGCGAGTCGGCGACGGCGCGGTGAACGCCGAGGTGGTCCTGAAGCTGTCCGGTGGTACCGAGGTCTATGCCATCGTCACCCGTGAAGCGGTGCAGGAGCTCGGCCTCAAGCCAGGCGTAAAAGCCACCGCGCTGATCAAGGCCTCGCACATCATCCTCGGCGCCAAGGCCTGA